A stretch of Gemmatimonas aurantiaca T-27 DNA encodes these proteins:
- the nadD gene encoding nicotinate (nicotinamide) nucleotide adenylyltransferase, whose amino-acid sequence MRLGLFGGSFDPPHVGHLLVAQDALEALRLDHLLIIPAAQQPLKGAHQTSAHHRLAMVRACFEGVQGIEVDPVEIERGGLSFMVDTVEAVRRRWPDAHLHLLVGRDVVPTLPRWHDVDRLLSMVRLVVLTRDAAPQEGPLLIDAESDSGVVAEVLSTRQVDMSSTEIRSRVRDGRSIRGFVPDAVATYIASTGLYREYPRGSADTERSERA is encoded by the coding sequence CTTGCTGGTCGCACAGGACGCCCTCGAGGCGCTCCGGCTTGATCACCTGCTCATCATCCCGGCGGCGCAACAGCCGCTCAAGGGGGCACACCAAACGTCAGCCCACCATCGGCTGGCTATGGTACGGGCCTGCTTTGAGGGAGTGCAGGGGATAGAAGTCGACCCGGTCGAAATTGAACGGGGCGGGTTATCTTTCATGGTTGACACCGTGGAGGCGGTGCGCCGGCGCTGGCCGGACGCGCACCTCCATCTTCTCGTTGGTCGCGATGTGGTTCCCACATTGCCGCGTTGGCATGACGTCGATCGGCTGCTGTCCATGGTCCGGTTGGTGGTGCTCACACGCGATGCAGCGCCGCAGGAAGGGCCGCTGTTGATCGATGCGGAGAGCGACAGCGGTGTGGTCGCTGAGGTGCTGTCCACTCGACAGGTGGACATGTCGTCAACCGAAATTCGGTCGCGGGTTCGGGACGGACGCTCCATTCGGGGGTTCGTCCCCGATGCCGTGGCGACCTACATCGCATCCACAGGGTTGTATCGCGAGTATCCCCGGGGATCGGCGGACACGGAGCGTTCCGAACGCGCCTGA